In Lentibacillus sp. JNUCC-1, the genomic window GACGCATTTCAAGCTGAACTTGTTTATTTATTTGCTCAAGGCGTTGAACAAGAGCTTGCAGGAAGGGTGATACTTACCCCCGCCTATCATTATGTTAAATCAACAGATAAACATAAAGAAGCTGAGCGCGTGGCTGAGTGGGAGAAGGAAATTAAATCACAGCCCTTTAAACACGTTTTTTATCTTACCTTTGACCCATCATGGAAGAAAAACGAAAAAGCGCTTGAG contains:
- a CDS encoding DUF2487 family protein gives rise to the protein MKWTKSDLSRFLEAQEYVDTVIIPLVPFQFSHEKKMGKDAFQAELVYLFAQGVEQELAGRVILTPAYHYVKSTDKHKEAERVAEWEKEIKSQPFKHVFYLTFDPSWKKNEKALEGTLLWFPAISANGDAHSSVDVLRPQVEQVVELIRSYWE